A single window of Gopherus flavomarginatus isolate rGopFla2 chromosome 15, rGopFla2.mat.asm, whole genome shotgun sequence DNA harbors:
- the TPCN1 gene encoding two pore channel protein 1 isoform X1 — MAVSMDDDVPLILTLDESGSNTSAPNEELDREDLPNENGGSYDIVNDVSSPATGDYHSQQRSARHNWEMNYQEAAIYLQEGENNDKFFTHPKNAKALAAYLFVHNHLFYLMELITALLLLLLSLCEAPAVPILRLGIYIHATLELFALVVVVFELCMKMRWMGFYTYIRHKRTMVKTCVLLVQFVEAIVVLVRQTSHVRITRALRCIFLVDCRYCGAVRRNLRQIFQSLPPFIDILLLLLFFMVIFAILGFYLFSSNHSDPYFNTLENSLVNLFVLLTTSNFPDVMMPSYSRNPWSCVFFIVYLSIELYFIMNLLLAVVFDTFSDIEKRKFKSLLLHKRTAIQHAYRLLVSKQRPSGISFKQFEGLMRFYKPRMCARERYLTFKALNQSNTTLVSLKDFYNFYEVVGLKWKAKRNREHWFDDLPRTAFLIFKGINILVKSRAFQYAMYTVVAVNGIWILIQTFMLQGGNFFPRDVPWSYIVFLTIYGVELLLKTTGLGPIEYLSSGWNLFDFSVTLFAFLGLLALAFNMEPFYFIVVLRPLQLLRLFKLKKRYRNVLDTMFELFPRMASLGLTLLIFYYSFAIVGMEFFSGVVYPNCCNTSTVADAYRWVNHTVGNKTVVEEGYYYLNNFDNILNSFVTLFELTVVNDWYIIMEGVTSQTSHWSRLYFMIFYIVTMVVMTIIVAFILEAFVFRMNYTRKNQGSEEDNGIVLEKEISKEEMAGVIELYRRNCAASEIAPLLKVIAQMDKYEQTSMLFLGRRSRTKSDLSMKMYEEEIQEWYEEHSRKEDQWQEDVFPSGNRMLSSGLRQRSQTVT, encoded by the exons ATGGAGGCAGCTATGACATTGTTAATGATGTGTCTAGCCCAGCAACAGGGGACTACCATTCTCAGCAAAGATCTGCAAGACACAACTGGGAAATGAACTACCAAGAGGCAGCAATCTACCTCCAG GAAGGAGAAAACAATGATAAATTCTTCACCCACCCCAAGAATGCCAAAGCGCTGGCTGCCTACCTCTTTGTACACAATCACCTTTTCTACCTAATGGAGCTGATCACggcactgctgctcctgctgctgtccCTCTGCGAGGCTCCTGCTGTCCCCATTCTTCGCCTTGGCATCTAT ATCCATGCCACCCTGGAGCTCTTTGCATTAGTGGTTGTGGTCTTTGAACTTTGTATGAAGATGAGATGGATGGGCTTTTACACCTATATCAGACACAAAAGAACCATGGTTAAG ACCTGTGTGCTGTTAGTGCAGTTTGTAGAAGCAATAGTGGTTTTGGTGCGTCAGACCTCGCACGTCCGGATAACACGAGCTTTGCGGTGTATCTTCCTGGTGGACTGTCGCTACTGTGGAGCCGTCAGAAG AAACCTGCGACAGATCTTCCAGTCTCTCCCTCCTTTCATtgacatcctcctcctcctccttttcttcaTGGTGATTTTTGCCATCCTAG GTTTTTATCTGTTTTCTTCTAACCACTCAGATCCC TATTTCAATACCTTAGAGAACAGCCTTGTGAATCTCTTTGTTCTTCTGACCACTTCAAA TTTCCCTGATGTGATGATGCCATCTTACTCCCGGAACCCCTGGTCCTGTGTCTTCTTCATAGTGTACCTCTCCATTGAGCTCTACTTCATTATGAACTTG CTTCTTGCTGTGGTGTTTGACACTTTCAGTGATATTGAAAAGAGGAAGTTCAAGTCGCTGCTGCTGCACAAACGCACAGCCATACAACACGCCTACCGCCTGCTTGTCAGCAAGCAG AGACCGTCCGGTATCTCCTTCAAGCAGTTTGAAGGGCTGATGCGGTTTTATAAGCCTCGGATGTGCGCCAGAGAGCGTTATCTAACTTTCAAAGCACTGAATCAAAGCAATACAACTTTAGTCAG CCTAAAGGATTTCTACAATTTCTATGAAGTTGTTGGCTTAAAATGGAAG GCAAAACGAAACCGCGAGCACTGGTTTGATGACCTTCCACGGACAGCGTTTCTTATATTTAAAG GCATTAACATTCTGGTGAAGTCCCGAGCATTCCAGTATGCCATGT ATACTGTGGTAGCTGTGAATGGGATCTGGATTCTAATTCAAACCTTCATGCTGCAAG GTGGGAACTTCTTCCCCAGAGATGTCCCGTGGAGTTACATCGTCTTCCTCACAA TCTATGGGGTAGAGCTGCTCCTGAAAACCACTGGCCTGGGACCCATTGAGTATCTATCTTCTGGATGGAATCT CTTTGATTTTTCAGTCACCCTGTTTGCATTTCTGGGTCTCCTGGCGCTGGCATTTAACATGGAGCCATTCTACTTCATCGTCGTCCTGCGACCCcttcagctgctcag GCTCTTTAAGTTGAAGAAGCGCTACAGGAATGTCCTGGACACAATGTTTGAGTTATTCCCCAGGATGGCCAG cCTGGGCTTAACCCTGCTGATCTTCTACTACTCCTTTGCCATTGTCGGCATGGAATTCTTCTCTGGGGTTGTCTACCCAAACTGCTGCAA CACAAGTACAGTTGCAGATGCCTATCGCTGGGTGAATCACACGGTTGGAAACAAGACCGTGGTTGAAGAAGGTTACTACTATTTGAACAACTTTGACAACATTTTGAACAGCTTTG TTACGCTGTTTGAGTTGACAGTTGTCAATGACTGGTACATCATCATG GAAGGGGTGACCTCGCAAACCTCTCACTGGAGCCGCCTCTACTTCATGATCTTCTATATCGTGACCATG GTGGTGATGACGATCATTGTGGCCTTTATACTGGAGGCTTTTGTATTCCGCATGAACTACACCCGAAAGAACCAAGGTTCAGAAG AAGACAATGGCATTGTCCTGGAGAAGGAGATCTCCAAGGAGGAAATGGCAGGCGTAATTGAGCTCTACAGACGGAATTGTGCTGCCTCTGAAATTGCCCCGCTGCTGAAGGTCATTGCACAAATGGACAAATATGAG CAAACATCGATGCTGTTTCTGGGACGGAGATCGAGGACCAAAAGTGACTTAAGTATGAAAATGTACGAGGAGGAGATACAG GAGTGGTATGAAGAGCATTCCAGAAAAGAAGATCAGTGGCAAGAAGATGTCTTCCCGTCCGGCAACCGCATGCTGTCCTCGGGCCTCAGGCAGCGCTCGCAAACAGTTACCTAG
- the TPCN1 gene encoding two pore channel protein 1 isoform X2, whose product MNYQEAAIYLQEGENNDKFFTHPKNAKALAAYLFVHNHLFYLMELITALLLLLLSLCEAPAVPILRLGIYIHATLELFALVVVVFELCMKMRWMGFYTYIRHKRTMVKTCVLLVQFVEAIVVLVRQTSHVRITRALRCIFLVDCRYCGAVRRNLRQIFQSLPPFIDILLLLLFFMVIFAILGFYLFSSNHSDPYFNTLENSLVNLFVLLTTSNFPDVMMPSYSRNPWSCVFFIVYLSIELYFIMNLLLAVVFDTFSDIEKRKFKSLLLHKRTAIQHAYRLLVSKQRPSGISFKQFEGLMRFYKPRMCARERYLTFKALNQSNTTLVSLKDFYNFYEVVGLKWKAKRNREHWFDDLPRTAFLIFKGINILVKSRAFQYAMYTVVAVNGIWILIQTFMLQGGNFFPRDVPWSYIVFLTIYGVELLLKTTGLGPIEYLSSGWNLFDFSVTLFAFLGLLALAFNMEPFYFIVVLRPLQLLRLFKLKKRYRNVLDTMFELFPRMASLGLTLLIFYYSFAIVGMEFFSGVVYPNCCNTSTVADAYRWVNHTVGNKTVVEEGYYYLNNFDNILNSFVTLFELTVVNDWYIIMEGVTSQTSHWSRLYFMIFYIVTMVVMTIIVAFILEAFVFRMNYTRKNQGSEEDNGIVLEKEISKEEMAGVIELYRRNCAASEIAPLLKVIAQMDKYEQTSMLFLGRRSRTKSDLSMKMYEEEIQEWYEEHSRKEDQWQEDVFPSGNRMLSSGLRQRSQTVT is encoded by the exons ATGAACTACCAAGAGGCAGCAATCTACCTCCAG GAAGGAGAAAACAATGATAAATTCTTCACCCACCCCAAGAATGCCAAAGCGCTGGCTGCCTACCTCTTTGTACACAATCACCTTTTCTACCTAATGGAGCTGATCACggcactgctgctcctgctgctgtccCTCTGCGAGGCTCCTGCTGTCCCCATTCTTCGCCTTGGCATCTAT ATCCATGCCACCCTGGAGCTCTTTGCATTAGTGGTTGTGGTCTTTGAACTTTGTATGAAGATGAGATGGATGGGCTTTTACACCTATATCAGACACAAAAGAACCATGGTTAAG ACCTGTGTGCTGTTAGTGCAGTTTGTAGAAGCAATAGTGGTTTTGGTGCGTCAGACCTCGCACGTCCGGATAACACGAGCTTTGCGGTGTATCTTCCTGGTGGACTGTCGCTACTGTGGAGCCGTCAGAAG AAACCTGCGACAGATCTTCCAGTCTCTCCCTCCTTTCATtgacatcctcctcctcctccttttcttcaTGGTGATTTTTGCCATCCTAG GTTTTTATCTGTTTTCTTCTAACCACTCAGATCCC TATTTCAATACCTTAGAGAACAGCCTTGTGAATCTCTTTGTTCTTCTGACCACTTCAAA TTTCCCTGATGTGATGATGCCATCTTACTCCCGGAACCCCTGGTCCTGTGTCTTCTTCATAGTGTACCTCTCCATTGAGCTCTACTTCATTATGAACTTG CTTCTTGCTGTGGTGTTTGACACTTTCAGTGATATTGAAAAGAGGAAGTTCAAGTCGCTGCTGCTGCACAAACGCACAGCCATACAACACGCCTACCGCCTGCTTGTCAGCAAGCAG AGACCGTCCGGTATCTCCTTCAAGCAGTTTGAAGGGCTGATGCGGTTTTATAAGCCTCGGATGTGCGCCAGAGAGCGTTATCTAACTTTCAAAGCACTGAATCAAAGCAATACAACTTTAGTCAG CCTAAAGGATTTCTACAATTTCTATGAAGTTGTTGGCTTAAAATGGAAG GCAAAACGAAACCGCGAGCACTGGTTTGATGACCTTCCACGGACAGCGTTTCTTATATTTAAAG GCATTAACATTCTGGTGAAGTCCCGAGCATTCCAGTATGCCATGT ATACTGTGGTAGCTGTGAATGGGATCTGGATTCTAATTCAAACCTTCATGCTGCAAG GTGGGAACTTCTTCCCCAGAGATGTCCCGTGGAGTTACATCGTCTTCCTCACAA TCTATGGGGTAGAGCTGCTCCTGAAAACCACTGGCCTGGGACCCATTGAGTATCTATCTTCTGGATGGAATCT CTTTGATTTTTCAGTCACCCTGTTTGCATTTCTGGGTCTCCTGGCGCTGGCATTTAACATGGAGCCATTCTACTTCATCGTCGTCCTGCGACCCcttcagctgctcag GCTCTTTAAGTTGAAGAAGCGCTACAGGAATGTCCTGGACACAATGTTTGAGTTATTCCCCAGGATGGCCAG cCTGGGCTTAACCCTGCTGATCTTCTACTACTCCTTTGCCATTGTCGGCATGGAATTCTTCTCTGGGGTTGTCTACCCAAACTGCTGCAA CACAAGTACAGTTGCAGATGCCTATCGCTGGGTGAATCACACGGTTGGAAACAAGACCGTGGTTGAAGAAGGTTACTACTATTTGAACAACTTTGACAACATTTTGAACAGCTTTG TTACGCTGTTTGAGTTGACAGTTGTCAATGACTGGTACATCATCATG GAAGGGGTGACCTCGCAAACCTCTCACTGGAGCCGCCTCTACTTCATGATCTTCTATATCGTGACCATG GTGGTGATGACGATCATTGTGGCCTTTATACTGGAGGCTTTTGTATTCCGCATGAACTACACCCGAAAGAACCAAGGTTCAGAAG AAGACAATGGCATTGTCCTGGAGAAGGAGATCTCCAAGGAGGAAATGGCAGGCGTAATTGAGCTCTACAGACGGAATTGTGCTGCCTCTGAAATTGCCCCGCTGCTGAAGGTCATTGCACAAATGGACAAATATGAG CAAACATCGATGCTGTTTCTGGGACGGAGATCGAGGACCAAAAGTGACTTAAGTATGAAAATGTACGAGGAGGAGATACAG GAGTGGTATGAAGAGCATTCCAGAAAAGAAGATCAGTGGCAAGAAGATGTCTTCCCGTCCGGCAACCGCATGCTGTCCTCGGGCCTCAGGCAGCGCTCGCAAACAGTTACCTAG